Proteins from a genomic interval of Nostoc sp. TCL240-02:
- a CDS encoding glycosyltransferase, with product MELLVSVIICTHNPRKDYLDRVLAALEKQTLSINLWELLLIDNASDKILSSEFDLTWHPNACYVREEQLGLTPARLRGIKEALGQTLIFVDDDNVLDSDYLEIALQISQNYPFIGAWGGKIRPDFEIEPPEWTKQYWEMLAIREFNQDKWSNLLYETTPCGAGLCIRKFVAEKYAESVCTQTKRINLDRKGKQLTSGGDSDLAYTACDVGLGTGLFTALKMTHLIPAFRLQLDYLERLAEGLSYSHTILHSIRGEVSTKISWRRKVFQYYVRWRLAPNHRRLYNASQRGLQMALRELTS from the coding sequence ATGGAATTATTAGTCAGTGTTATTATCTGTACCCATAATCCTCGTAAAGATTACTTGGACAGAGTGCTAGCAGCGCTTGAGAAACAAACTCTGTCGATAAATTTATGGGAGTTATTACTAATTGACAATGCTAGTGATAAAATTCTGTCCTCAGAATTTGATTTAACTTGGCACCCCAATGCATGTTATGTTCGAGAAGAGCAGTTAGGTTTAACTCCTGCGCGGTTACGAGGAATTAAAGAAGCATTAGGGCAAACTTTAATCTTCGTTGATGATGATAACGTCCTAGATTCAGACTACCTTGAAATAGCTTTACAAATTAGTCAAAATTATCCATTTATTGGTGCTTGGGGTGGAAAAATACGACCAGATTTTGAGATTGAACCACCCGAATGGACAAAGCAATATTGGGAAATGCTAGCAATTCGAGAATTTAATCAAGATAAGTGGTCAAACTTGCTTTATGAAACAACGCCTTGTGGCGCTGGGCTTTGTATTCGTAAATTTGTGGCTGAAAAGTATGCTGAATCAGTGTGTACTCAAACCAAGCGAATCAATTTAGATCGTAAGGGCAAGCAGTTAACTTCCGGTGGAGACTCAGATTTAGCTTATACAGCTTGTGATGTGGGTTTAGGCACGGGTCTATTTACAGCGCTTAAAATGACCCATTTGATTCCAGCCTTTCGCCTGCAACTGGATTATCTTGAAAGATTAGCTGAAGGACTGAGTTATTCGCACACTATTTTACATTCTATTAGAGGCGAAGTATCCACAAAAATCTCTTGGCGAAGAAAAGTTTTTCAATATTATGTTCGCTGGCGTTTAGCTCCTAACCATCGTCGTCTTTACAATGCTTCTCAGAGAGGATTACAGATGGCGCTGAGGGAACTAACTTCTTGA
- a CDS encoding aminotransferase class I/II-fold pyridoxal phosphate-dependent enzyme — protein sequence MIYKTRLEDLAIFGANSAFNEKLHVGRPNIGNRDRLFQRINDLLDRRWLTNNGGYVQEFEQRIADMIGVKHCIPMCNGTVALEIAIRAAGLTGEVIIPSFTFIATAHALQWQEITPVFCDIDPHTYTINPWRVEAMITPRTTGIIGVHLWGQPCNVEALTEIARKHNLKLMFDAAHSFGCSYNGQMIGNFGDAEVFSFHATKFFNTFEGGAVATNNDELAGKIRLMKNFGFSGFENVSYIGTNGKMSEICAAMGLTGLESLDEFVAVNYRNYKKYQCDLRDIPGVELLTYNEAEKSNYQYIVLEINEEITQISRDQLVKILWAENILARRYFYPGCHRMEPYRSYFPHAGLLLPETETLGKRVLVMPTGTAVDPEDISKICQIIRFVVQHSHEVKDKLLYAATELVQTH from the coding sequence ATGATTTACAAAACTCGATTGGAAGACTTAGCAATTTTTGGTGCGAATTCCGCCTTTAATGAAAAACTACATGTGGGTCGTCCCAACATTGGGAACCGCGATCGCCTGTTCCAACGAATCAACGACCTGCTAGATAGAAGATGGTTGACCAATAACGGTGGCTACGTTCAGGAGTTTGAACAGCGCATTGCTGACATGATTGGGGTCAAGCATTGCATTCCTATGTGTAATGGAACTGTTGCTTTAGAAATTGCTATTAGAGCAGCAGGACTCACGGGAGAGGTTATCATTCCTTCGTTCACCTTCATTGCTACTGCTCACGCATTACAGTGGCAAGAGATAACTCCAGTCTTTTGCGATATTGATCCTCACACTTACACTATCAATCCGTGGCGGGTTGAGGCAATGATTACACCCCGCACGACCGGAATCATTGGCGTTCATCTGTGGGGACAACCTTGTAATGTAGAAGCCCTAACAGAAATAGCTCGCAAGCATAACCTCAAACTGATGTTTGACGCAGCCCATTCTTTTGGTTGTTCCTACAACGGACAAATGATAGGTAACTTTGGCGATGCAGAGGTGTTCAGCTTTCATGCAACTAAATTTTTCAATACCTTTGAGGGTGGAGCTGTCGCCACCAATAATGATGAACTCGCTGGCAAAATTCGTCTGATGAAAAACTTTGGCTTTTCTGGATTTGAGAATGTCAGTTATATCGGCACCAATGGCAAAATGAGCGAAATTTGTGCTGCAATGGGGCTAACAGGTTTGGAAAGTTTAGACGAATTTGTGGCTGTTAACTATCGCAACTACAAAAAATACCAGTGCGATCTTAGAGATATCCCAGGTGTTGAATTATTAACATACAATGAGGCTGAAAAATCAAATTATCAGTATATTGTGTTAGAAATCAATGAGGAAATTACCCAAATAAGTCGAGATCAACTGGTAAAAATACTCTGGGCTGAAAATATCTTAGCTCGACGCTATTTTTATCCTGGATGCCATCGTATGGAACCTTATCGCTCCTACTTTCCTCATGCAGGACTGCTGCTTCCGGAAACTGAAACTTTAGGGAAACGGGTATTAGTTATGCCAACAGGTACTGCTGTTGATCCAGAGGATATCAGTAAAATCTGTCAGATTATTCGGTTTGTAGTTCAGCATAGTCATGAAGTGAAGGATAAACTACTGTACGCAGCTACTGAGTTAGTACAGACACATTGA
- a CDS encoding glycosyltransferase has protein sequence MKVSILMLAYNHDKFIAKALDSALMQQVDFDYEIVIGEDCSTDNTRDILIRYQQEYPDKIRLLLPEKNLGMHDNFIQTFKACRGKYIALLEGDDYWISPYKLHKQVEFLDSSTDYTMCFHNALILDLDGSTISPFSTEKNKNVFTLEDILSSNMIPTASIMFRQGLIHEFPKWIYDVDLVDWTLQVFLAQHGNIGYIDEFWSVYRKHPEGNWSRKSSLEATKELTKLFQYFSKYLNLDSKHQRKVRVILSNYYVDLVISYKQNGDIKNARKYINKWLLNDLLNNRVLSILPIKASLILQIYTPILYKIFKWLKYRFLATFGNFLVEDRR, from the coding sequence ATGAAAGTAAGCATATTAATGCTCGCCTATAATCATGATAAGTTTATTGCCAAGGCCCTAGATAGCGCCCTGATGCAACAAGTTGATTTTGACTATGAGATTGTGATCGGTGAAGACTGTTCCACAGATAATACGCGAGATATTCTCATTCGCTATCAACAGGAATATCCAGATAAAATCCGCTTGTTGCTACCAGAAAAAAATCTGGGAATGCATGATAATTTTATTCAAACTTTCAAAGCTTGTCGAGGTAAATACATAGCTCTCCTAGAGGGAGACGATTACTGGATTTCTCCTTATAAGCTGCATAAACAAGTAGAATTTTTAGATTCATCCACTGATTATACAATGTGTTTTCATAATGCGTTAATTCTTGATCTAGATGGCAGCACAATATCTCCTTTTTCTACTGAAAAAAATAAAAATGTTTTTACTCTTGAAGATATACTATCGTCAAACATGATACCAACTGCTTCAATAATGTTTCGGCAAGGATTAATACATGAATTTCCAAAATGGATTTACGATGTAGATTTAGTAGATTGGACACTGCAAGTTTTTCTTGCCCAGCATGGTAATATCGGATATATAGACGAGTTTTGGAGTGTGTATAGAAAACACCCTGAAGGTAACTGGTCTCGGAAAAGTAGTTTAGAAGCTACTAAAGAGTTAACCAAACTATTTCAATATTTTAGTAAATATCTAAATTTGGATTCTAAACATCAAAGAAAGGTTAGAGTTATCTTATCCAACTATTATGTTGATCTGGTAATATCTTATAAGCAAAATGGGGATATTAAAAACGCTCGTAAATATATTAACAAATGGTTATTAAATGACTTGTTAAACAATAGGGTATTAAGTATATTACCAATTAAAGCCTCGCTCATACTTCAAATATATACTCCAATTCTATACAAAATTTTTAAATGGTTAAAATATAGGTTTTTAGCTACTTTCGGTAATTTTCTTGTAGAAGATAGACGTTAG
- a CDS encoding aldo/keto reductase codes for MKTETAKLGFGTWQFGGENLIAGQHKGWGYIDDKEAIQAVHLALDHGIQFFDTADSYGEGKSEEILGKAFQSYPSGNFLVCTKFGNRKDNQGNSFQDFSPEWLEKAVTNSLERLNIDCIDVLLFHSPPDNFDWKNYDKFILERLKQKGYIKEYGVSSKTIKGALKVAEDKFGSNIEAIFNALDRRAEEYLFNNLDHEYQFIARVPLASGFLKQKYLYQTPEFAENDWRHYLPERDKNWLLESARKLAFLDELPGGITVSALRYVLYHSGVGVVIPGMRNPQQVKANLQVVELGALDPEVVEKIKQAVSDVPAHWKS; via the coding sequence ATGAAAACAGAAACTGCTAAATTAGGTTTTGGTACTTGGCAATTTGGCGGCGAAAACCTTATTGCTGGTCAGCATAAAGGATGGGGATATATTGACGATAAAGAAGCTATTCAGGCAGTTCATCTTGCTCTTGATCACGGTATCCAATTCTTTGATACAGCTGATTCTTATGGAGAGGGTAAATCGGAAGAAATTTTAGGTAAAGCTTTTCAAAGCTATCCGAGTGGGAATTTTCTTGTTTGTACGAAGTTTGGCAATCGAAAAGATAATCAAGGTAATTCTTTTCAGGATTTTTCTCCTGAATGGCTCGAAAAAGCTGTGACTAACAGCCTTGAGCGTTTAAACATTGATTGCATTGATGTTTTACTATTTCATAGCCCGCCAGATAATTTTGATTGGAAAAATTACGATAAGTTTATTCTAGAACGCCTCAAACAGAAAGGATATATTAAGGAATATGGTGTGAGTTCAAAAACTATTAAAGGCGCATTAAAAGTAGCAGAAGATAAATTTGGAAGTAACATTGAGGCTATATTTAATGCATTGGATCGGCGTGCCGAAGAATATTTATTTAATAATTTAGATCATGAATATCAATTTATAGCTAGAGTGCCTTTAGCTTCCGGTTTTCTTAAGCAAAAATATTTGTACCAAACTCCAGAATTTGCCGAAAATGATTGGCGGCATTATTTGCCCGAAAGAGATAAAAATTGGTTATTGGAAAGTGCCAGAAAATTGGCTTTTCTAGATGAATTACCAGGAGGAATTACAGTTTCAGCGTTGCGCTATGTCTTATATCATTCAGGTGTTGGAGTCGTTATACCGGGAATGAGAAATCCTCAACAAGTGAAAGCTAACTTGCAAGTTGTGGAATTGGGCGCACTCGACCCCGAAGTCGTTGAAAAAATTAAACAAGCTGTTAGTGATGTACCAGCCCACTGGAAATCTTAG